A stretch of the Enterobacter mori genome encodes the following:
- a CDS encoding ShlB/FhaC/HecB family hemolysin secretion/activation protein: MLGKTSACVLLAAIMLLMPGIALAAPLSPADRNIIQQQQQQLLDESQRQRESLERSVVLPRPVRPDETFASQGPCFFISRIALSGATLLSPSAEKQLIAPWLNQCLDIARLNALTNAVSDWYISRGYITSRAFLTEQDLSGGVLQLAVLEGKLQQIRLEGVPSRTLSMTFPGLEGKILNLRDIEQGMEQLNRVRQTPVEIEILPGDRQGYSVVNLTATPEFPLSGSVSFDNSGQKSTGTGQLNGALYGNNLLGLADKWFISGGRSSDFSNSNDAQNFAAGVSIPYGYGLLDYSYSWSNYLSTIDNNGYLWRSTGDTETHRLTGSWILFRNGDIKTGVAAGLTHRINHNYLDDVLLATSSRKLSSFSLGLNHTQKIASGVATLNPTFTQGVPWFGAEDDNDKHGDVPKAEYRKWSVNGSFQRPVADRLWWLTSIYFQWSPDRLYGSERLTLGGEASVRGFKEHYISGDNGGYWRNELNYSLFTLPWVGDVGLLAAIDGGWLKKDGFDRYASGTLWGAALGLTTAHRGYSSQFTVGTPMAYPDWLGPDHLTIYYRVSVAF, encoded by the coding sequence ATGTTAGGGAAAACATCAGCATGCGTGCTGCTGGCGGCTATCATGTTACTGATGCCAGGCATCGCACTCGCCGCCCCGTTGTCACCGGCTGACCGTAATATCATCCAACAGCAACAGCAGCAGTTGCTGGATGAGAGCCAGCGTCAGCGTGAATCGCTCGAGCGCAGCGTGGTGTTACCGCGGCCTGTCAGGCCAGACGAAACCTTTGCGTCACAGGGTCCGTGTTTCTTCATCAGCCGCATTGCGCTGTCTGGAGCAACCCTGCTTTCGCCTTCTGCTGAAAAGCAGCTGATTGCGCCATGGCTGAATCAGTGCCTTGATATTGCCCGTTTAAATGCCCTGACTAACGCTGTGTCCGACTGGTACATCAGCCGGGGCTATATCACCAGCCGCGCATTTTTGACCGAGCAGGACCTCTCCGGTGGTGTCCTCCAGCTTGCGGTTCTGGAGGGTAAGCTCCAGCAAATACGCCTTGAAGGCGTCCCGTCGCGCACCCTGAGCATGACCTTCCCCGGGCTCGAAGGAAAAATTCTCAACCTGCGCGATATCGAACAGGGTATGGAGCAACTTAATCGCGTGCGCCAGACGCCGGTTGAAATAGAAATATTGCCCGGCGACAGGCAGGGCTACTCTGTCGTCAATTTGACGGCTACACCAGAATTCCCCCTCAGCGGTTCAGTGAGTTTCGATAATAGCGGGCAAAAGAGCACCGGGACCGGGCAGCTTAATGGCGCGTTGTACGGAAATAACCTGCTGGGTCTGGCGGATAAGTGGTTTATCAGCGGCGGGCGCAGCAGTGATTTTTCCAACAGCAATGATGCTCAAAATTTTGCAGCAGGCGTCAGCATCCCTTACGGCTACGGATTGCTGGACTACAGCTACAGCTGGAGCAACTACCTCAGCACTATTGATAATAACGGCTACCTCTGGCGATCGACGGGGGATACCGAAACGCACCGTCTGACGGGCTCCTGGATATTGTTCCGCAATGGCGATATCAAAACCGGCGTGGCGGCGGGCCTCACGCACCGCATCAACCATAACTATCTCGACGATGTTCTGCTGGCCACCAGCAGCCGCAAGCTTTCCAGTTTCTCTCTGGGCCTTAACCACACGCAAAAAATCGCCTCCGGCGTGGCGACCCTGAACCCGACCTTTACGCAGGGGGTACCGTGGTTTGGCGCCGAAGATGATAACGACAAGCATGGCGATGTGCCGAAAGCCGAATATCGCAAATGGAGCGTGAACGGCAGCTTTCAGCGCCCCGTTGCAGACAGGCTGTGGTGGTTGACCAGCATCTACTTTCAGTGGTCGCCGGACCGGCTGTACGGCAGCGAGCGGCTGACGCTGGGCGGCGAAGCCTCCGTGCGCGGCTTTAAGGAGCACTACATCTCCGGGGATAACGGCGGCTACTGGCGAAATGAGCTCAATTATTCGCTCTTTACCCTACCGTGGGTGGGGGATGTCGGCCTGCTGGCGGCAATTGATGGCGGCTGGCTGAAGAAGGACGGTTTTGACCGTTACGCCTCCGGCACGCTGTGGGGGGCTGCACTGGGGCTGACGACGGCTCATCGTGGCTATTCGAGCCAGTTTACCGTTGGCACACCGATGGCGTATCCGGACTGGCTGGGGCCGGATCACCTCACGATTTATTACCGCGTATCAGTGGCTTTTTAA